The following are encoded in a window of Sporichthya brevicatena genomic DNA:
- a CDS encoding calcium-binding protein — MAAEIPVFRPLALAIVLGCAAVTVAESDASPERLPAACTQVDARLVSCLYTTPSNSPVAFRVPDGVSSITITARGGTGGPGASGGRGGRAGIVTATLALAVGTKLDLYVGARGEPGRMPDARREPTGGAGGVNGGAPGGGVSTDTGAGGGGGGGGTFVMYAGQDPTDASTVPLLAAGGGGGGGGRASGAGFGDRGPAGLNGGDAGGAAGRHEGKDGRGARATDAVAKGGGGGTDLDGGLGSMATRYSTPAVGGAKGVGGAGANAAGLGAGGGGGGGFYGGGGGGADGGPQAASPPGLGGGGGGSSFADTRVATSVRFSLGPSGLLQDGVVQVTFVPPAAAQESSVPEGTPQCAGKPATMVGTPGADRIVGTPGDDVIVGRGGDDEIDGKGGRDILCGGAGNDTLRGGPGDDVIIGGPGRDRGFGGPGLDSFDGVEEISY, encoded by the coding sequence GTGGCCGCCGAGATCCCGGTCTTTCGCCCCCTCGCGCTCGCGATCGTGCTGGGGTGCGCTGCCGTGACCGTCGCGGAGTCCGACGCATCCCCGGAGCGGCTCCCGGCCGCCTGCACCCAGGTCGACGCGCGCCTCGTCTCGTGCCTGTACACGACCCCGTCCAACTCCCCCGTCGCCTTTCGGGTCCCGGACGGCGTCTCCTCGATCACGATCACCGCCCGCGGCGGCACGGGCGGGCCAGGGGCGTCCGGTGGCCGGGGTGGCCGGGCCGGCATCGTCACCGCGACGCTCGCGCTGGCCGTCGGCACGAAGCTCGACCTCTACGTCGGCGCCCGGGGCGAGCCGGGCCGGATGCCCGACGCCCGCCGCGAGCCGACCGGCGGCGCCGGTGGGGTCAACGGCGGCGCACCCGGCGGCGGCGTCTCGACCGACACGGGGGCCGGCGGCGGCGGTGGGGGTGGCGGAACCTTCGTCATGTACGCGGGTCAGGACCCGACGGACGCCTCGACCGTGCCGCTCCTCGCGGCCGGGGGCGGCGGCGGGGGCGGCGGACGCGCGTCGGGCGCCGGATTCGGTGACCGCGGACCCGCCGGGTTGAACGGCGGCGACGCCGGTGGCGCGGCCGGCCGGCACGAGGGCAAGGACGGCCGCGGGGCCCGGGCGACCGACGCCGTTGCCAAGGGCGGCGGGGGCGGCACCGACCTCGACGGCGGACTCGGCTCGATGGCGACCCGGTACTCGACCCCGGCCGTCGGCGGGGCGAAGGGCGTCGGCGGCGCCGGGGCGAACGCCGCGGGTCTCGGTGCCGGCGGCGGTGGTGGCGGTGGCTTCTACGGCGGCGGAGGCGGCGGGGCCGACGGAGGTCCGCAGGCCGCGTCCCCGCCCGGCCTGGGTGGTGGTGGCGGCGGCAGCAGCTTCGCCGACACCCGGGTCGCCACGTCGGTCCGGTTCTCGCTCGGCCCGTCCGGGCTGCTGCAGGACGGCGTCGTCCAGGTGACGTTCGTGCCGCCGGCCGCGGCCCAGGAGTCCTCGGTCCCGGAGGGGACGCCGCAGTGCGCGGGCAAGCCCGCGACGATGGTCGGCACCCCCGGCGCGGACCGGATCGTCGGTACCCCGGGTGACGACGTCATCGTCGGCCGGGGCGGCGACGACGAGATCGACGGCAAGGGTGGGCGCGACATTCTCTGCGGCGGCGCCGGCAACGACACTCTCCGCGGCGGCCCCGGTGACGACGTGATCATCGGGGGGCCCGGCCGTGACCGCGGCTTCGGCGGCCCCGGCCTCGACTCCTTCGACGGCGTCGAGGAGATCAGCTACTGA